One region of Strongyloides ratti genome assembly S_ratti_ED321, chromosome : X genomic DNA includes:
- a CDS encoding Protein phosphatase 1 regulatory subunit 3 codes for MNTTKHINDKSNIISDHDTSERKEERSNTSLQLAQPTFFSTIKEYIYSLYLSYISPYIIRLPFIAVNGSDMECMSTNVLDYHISSNDVEVAHSAPTSSPSLLANGLFRRPGTFSKTNFGDTIIQPIKARSRSESEGLNKYGLIRLSQNNFLDEIEVKKSCLHFPYKSIDNCDCNDESDSAASSGISSSEEQSLSDFDYGTPPDFNHTITENEIISKLKELDNNSSSSSIATILAQNSNTTCSSPLPSQEVPPTSDKKCVKFADEMGKELYTIRVMKEPSDYPPRLSPSILRRYRNNNDDSDEFYDSDNSDNEKNKASWTLDFKQPASEYVKFRESLDTNKVALENVVLKNNCHKMTGTIKVVNLSYEKKVFLRLTTDKWKTYTDIYGKYQPSNSKIYDTFCFETEIPKDEKKDDTIEFCICYETDNQQFWDSNNGNNYHLVTEEKIPIQY; via the exons atgaacacaactaaacatataaatgataaatctaatattatttctgATCATGATACTTCAGAAAGAAAAGAAGAAAGAAGTAATACATCTTTACAATTAGCTCAACCAACATTCTTTTCAAcgataaaagaatatatttattccttatatttatcatatataagCCCGTATATTATAAGACTTCCATTTATAGCag taaatgGTTCAGATATGGAATGCATGAGTACAAATGTGTTGGATTATCATATCAGTTCTAATGATGTTGAAGTTGCACACTCTGCTCCAACCTCATCACCATCACTTTTGGCAAATGGACTCTTTCGTCGACCCGGTACTTTTTCCAAAACAAATTTTGGTGATACAATTATTCAACCAATTAAG gCACGTTCTAGAAGTGAATCTGAAGGATTAAACAAGTACGGTTTAATCAGATTGTCCCAAAATAATTTCCTTGATGAAATTGAAGTTAAAAAATCATGTCTTCATTTTCCATACAAAAGTATAGATAATTGTGATTGCAATGATGAAAGTGATAGTGCTGCAAGTTCTGGAATTAGTTCTTCCGAAGAACAATCATTATCTGATTTTGACTATGGTACTCCACCTGATTTTAATCATACTATTAcagaaaatgaaataatttcaaaattaaaagaacTAGACAATAATTCAAGTTCATCATCAATAGCTACAATCTTAGCACAAAATAGTAACACAACTTGCTCTTCACCATTACCATCTCAAGAAGTTCCACCTACAAGCGATAAGAAATGTGTTAAATTTGCTGATGAAATGGGAAAAGAGTTATATACAATACGAGTTATGAAAGAACCATCAGATTATCCTCCTCGCTTATCACCATCAATTTTAAGACGTTACAGAAACAATAATGATGATTCTGATGAATTTTATGATTCTGACAATTCTgacaatgaaaaaaataaagcttCTTGGACATTAGATTTTAAACAACCTGCTAGTGAATATGTTAAATTTCGTGAATCACTAGATACTAACAAAGTTGCCTTAGAGAATGTGGTGCTTAAAAATAACTGTCACAAAATGACAGGTACAATTAAAGTCGTAAACTTGTCATATGAAAAAAAGGTATTCCTTCGTCTAACGACAGATAAATGGAAAACATATACTGATATTTATGGGAAATATCAACCTtcaaattcaaaaatttatgatacaTTTTGTTTTGAAACAGAAATTCcaaaagatgaaaaaaaa gatGATACTATTGAATTTTGTATTTGTTACGAGACTGATAATCAACAATTTTGGGACTCTAATAATGGAAATAATTACCATTTAGTTACTGAAgaaa AAATACCAATACAATATTGA